The stretch of DNA AAAGTTTTGGAAACTTGCAGCATCATCAGTTTTAGCTGTGTCTTTATTAGCTGCTTGTAATAATAATGATGGTGGTACAAACGCAGGTGATGATACGTCTACTGAAAAAATCGGTAACGGTGATGTGGAACTAGTATTTTGGGAGTTCGGTAACACTGGATACGATAAATTAATTGAAGAATATGTAGCAGATAATCCGCATGTTTCAATCAACCTTCAAAATAGTGATATGAACGACTTACATGACAATCTATTTACATCTATTTCTGCAGGTTCAGGTGCACCAGATATTACGATGATTGAAGAAGCACAAATTGAGAGATATCGTAACGCGGAACACGCATTTGCAAACCTTTTCGACTTTGGTGCAGCTGACATCTCAGGGAACTATCTTGATTGGGTATGGCAAAATGGAGAAAATGCAGCTGGAGATTTCTTATTCGGACTACCAACGGATATCGGTCCAACAGTAATGTTTTATCGTACAGATGTTTTTGAAGAAGCAGGCTTTGACTCTTCACCAGAAGCTGTATCAGAATTGATCACTACTTGGGAAGATTTCGAAAACGTAGCAAAAGAAATTAAAGAAAAAACTGGTAAAATGATGACGGACGCTGGAGAGCTTGTTTTCAACGCGAGGCGTGACCAAGCTACTCAACAGTATTTCAATACGGATGATGAGTTAATTATGGATGAGCACAACCAAATTAAAGACGCGTTTAACTATGTAGCAGATTTATTTGACCAAGGCCTAGTTGGAGATATTCCATTATGGACTCCAGAATGGTTCGGAGGTATGGGTGAAGGTACGTATGCAACAATGTTAGCTCCAGCATGGATGCAAGGTGTAATTAAAGACAACTCCCCTGAAGAAGGTGTTTGGTCTATTACAACAATGCCAGAAGGAGCAGGTAACTGGGGTGGATCTTATCTAGCAGTTCCAGCTGAATCTGATCATGCAGAAGAAGCTTATAAATTTATTGCTTGGTTAACAGCTCCAGAACAACAATTAAAAGCATTCTTAGGATACGGTTTATTCCCATCTGCACCGGCTGTATATGATATGCCTGAGTTTATGGAATATGAAGATGCATACTTCGGCGGAATTGCAACTGCACAAGTATTCTCTGAAGCTGCACAACAAGTAGAGCCAGTTTACAAAGGTAGATTATATTACCCAGTAGATGATGAAATGAAACAAGCACTTGATAACGTTTCTGCTGGTAGCGATCGTGATGAAGAGTGGAAAGCAGCACTTGATAGAATTCAACGTATTTTAGACAGATAATATAGTTCATAGGGTGTGGCAACTTGTTGTCATACCCTATTAAAAAATTATCTTGTTGGTTCGGATTTAACAACTTGTTTCGAGAGTGACTCCTATCACGTTTAACCCTTGAGGTGTTGTGAACAGATATAGGGCATTCTCGAAAACCAACAAGAGGTTTTCAATATTTTAAATCTTATTTCCGTTAGGGGGATTAAAGGTGGCTACGACAAAAAAGTCTAAAGGTTTAACTGAGAAAAAGCGTACTGCTTTATCAGCATATTTATTTATCTCTCCATTCTTCATCTTATTTGCTATCTTTGGGTTGTTCCCGATGATATTTAGTTTCTATTTATCTTTCTTTCGCTGGGATGGCTTAAATGCGATGGAGTTTAATGGGTTTAAAAACTTTTCATTTATTTTTAATGATCCTGTGTTTTTCTCTTCTATAAAGAACACGTTCCTTATTGGAATTATGGGAACCGTTCCACAAATCGTAGCAGCATTATTAATTGCCTTTGCACTAAACTCGGCATTATTACGCTTTCGTAATACGTTCCGCACGTTAGTTTTCTTACCGTATATTACATCGATTGTATCTGTAGCTATAATATTTGGACTTATTTTTAATAATCAACCTTTCGGATTCGCTAACTATTTTTTAAGTTTCTTTGACCTTGGGCCAATTCGTTGGAACGCGGATTATTGGCCAGTTAAAATTGCCATTGCGACCATGGTATTTTGGAGATGGGTAGGATATAACACAATCATCTTCTTAGCTGGTATGCAAAGTATTCCGAGAGAGTTATATGAAGCAGCTAAAATTGACGGTGCAACAGTTGGTCAGCAAATTCGCCTTATCACATTACCAATGTTGAAGCCAATTACAATGTTTGTCGTGTTTACAGCGACAATCGGAAGTTTACAGCTATTCACGGAACCATTAATTTTCTTAGGAAGAGGCTTACGTGAAGAAGGTATTACGATGGTTGCATACCTTTGGAGAGACGCGTTTGTGTATAACTCCTTCGGAACAGCTTCTGCAGCGGCAATTGTTTTATTCTTGATCATTATTACGTTAACAGCTATTAACTTACTAATTACAAATCAACTTGGACGTTCGAAAAAAGTTAGCTAGGGGGGACTAAAATGGCAGGGAAAAGAGAAGTAGGAGAAGGGAAATTCTCACCTAAAAAAATATTTGTATATATGAGTTTAATCGTTGGTTCTTTAGTTTCCCTCTTTCCGTTTTACTATATGTTCGTAATGGCTACTCGATTAAATAGAGAGATTAACCAAGTGCCACCTCCGTTTACTCCGGGAAAACATTTGGTAGAAAACTTTCAGAAAGTATTAAACAGTATTGATTTCTTTGGAGCGATGTGGAACTCCTTCTTCGTAGCAACGACCGTAACGTTAGGGACGCTATTTTTAAGCTCACTGGCCGGGTACGCGTTCGCGAAGCTTGATTTTAAAGGGAAAAGCATATTGTTCGGGATGATTTTAGTTACAATGATGGTACCACCACAATTAGGTCTAATTCCACAGTATTATATCATTACGACGTTAGGTTGGTTGAATGATTTTAAAGCGATCATTATTCCAGGTCTAATTAACGCTTTCGGTATCTTTTGGATGAGACAATATATTAAAGATGGTGTACCGTATGAAATTATCGAAGCGGCAAAAATCGATGGCTGTTCTAACTTCCGTATTTATTGGAATATTGTAGTGCCAATGATATTGCCAGCATTCGCGACGTTAGGAATTATCGTATTCATGGCTGTATGGAACGACTTCTTATGGCCGCTAGTAGTGTTAAGAGATCCATCGATGCATACGTTACAGGTTGCGTTACGTTCATTAAATGATGCGCGATTATTGGATTATGGTATGATTATGTCTGGAACATTCTGGGCGACAGTGCCTTTATTAATCGTATTCTTACTATTCAACCGTTTGTTTATCCAAAGCTTATCTGAAGGTGCGGTTAAGTAATGGGCAAAGGATACAATAGTTAACAGAAACATTTAAATTAGAAGAGTTAATAATCTATTTACCATATAATAGGGTTGGCTATAAAGCGAGTATATAGTTTTTTAGCTGACCTTATCATTTCGAGGTGAAGCAAAGTTGGGGAAATTAATCGTTCAAATTGCCGAGTTCATTTATAAGTTTATCGCACTCAATATATTATGGGTATGTTTCTTTCTATTAGGACTAGGTGTTTTTGGTTTTATGCCTTCAACCGTAGCGCTATTTCGAGTGGTGAGAGAATGGATTAAAGGCGAAAAAGACATATTTCTATTTAAAAACTATTTTAAGTTTTATAAACAAGAGTTTTTCCGTTCTAATATTAATGGTGCAATTTTCTTACTATTATTTTATATTATTTATGTAAACTTCACGTTTGTTTCATATTTTTACGATGAATCTATACATTTCTTCATTTATTTATTGATTTTTGGAGTTTCAGCCATTGTAATAATGACGTTTGTAAATTTATTTTCTGTGATGGCTCATTTTGAGTTTAAAACATTGCAGTATTTGAAAGTAGCAGTTGGATTAGTATTTGCTAGCCCAATTAATACGATGATGCAGTTAGTTTGGTTAGTTGCTTATTTCTTAGTCGCAATTAATTTTCCTAAACTATTTATCTTAATCGGTATTAGTGTTTTTGCATATGTACTTATGAGTATCAACTATTCCGTTTTTAAAAAATATAATGCAGTATAGCTTATCAACTACGTTATGTAGAAGGGTAGTGTCAAAAGTTCTATGAAAAACTAGCACGGGTTCATACTACCTACCATTTATTAGGTGGAAATGCCACGCTATCGCTCTTGACAAACACACCAATGGTTTATTCAGAGGTCAATCAAGGGCGAAGGGAACAAAAGAAGGCATGCTAAATAAACCCTTGACTTTTTCCATTTTAAACCATTGGCAAGTTCGGTTTGTCAAGAGTTCGCTTCGCCGATAGCTGAATAGGGCTCAGCTAAACAAAAGTTAGGCTGACTGTTGTTGAATCCAGTCTTGAGCTAATCCAATAAGGGCTGTCCACCTCGCTGGCATGGTTGGTAGCTTTTCTAATTCTGGAATTGTTACGGGCACTTTACCTTCGAGTGAAGAATGTGGACGTAAGAAGTTAAAGTAAGCCACAAACAATGTCACAAAAGAAACAGATCCTTGTTCAGAACCAAAGCCGTGCGTCGATCGATAATTCCCTTTAAACGTGCGATTTAGTCTCTCGATGATTTGCTTGAGAGGTCGATACTCTCTGGAGACATCATCTTCATTTGTTAGCCCGATGACCTGTTTTACGTCAAACGATATGTGGTTTTCTGCGAAGAAATGCTGTGCCAACAAGTAAATAGGGTTACCATCTACTACAAATTGTAGGTTTTCTGGTATTTCTTTCAGTTTCACTAGTACTTCATCAATCGCTCGTATCGCTGTTGCGGTGTCGCGATTTGGCGACACTGGATACGAAAGAATGACTTTCTTGACCGCATCAAAAAAGAAAAACAGATAATGCCAACGACCGTTGACCCGGATGTACGTTTCATCCCCACAGAATTGATCCGACAGCTCATACGGAAAGTAGTCAATATAAGGCTTAAGCCATAACGCGACGCTGTTTTCGTAGTTTAGGATACTTTGATGGGAGACAGACACACCGTGAATATCCTTCATGATCGCGGCCGTTTTACGGGCCGATAATCCGTAATTGACATGGTACGTCAAGATGAGCCCAAGTGTATGCGGTGAAACATACAATCTTGATAAATCGACTTTTGGCTGCTTTGGTGATTGTTTGGATAACGGTTGATAGTCGATGTGGAACTTCCGGTAAATGTAGCGTACTTTCAGCGATTGTGGATCTTCTTTAAATTGTTTTTTCTCTTTTTTGGTCATGGCGCTCAAGTTTTTTTGATAATAGGTACACATATCATTTTTGCACTTAAACACGTGAAAATCTTTTCGTTCTTTAATTTTTTCAAGCGTTTTAAGGCAGTGAGGACACTTAAGAATGGCCTCTTTCTGATAACGACTTTTTTTATTGAAAACACACGCACACACCTTACACTGATATTGTCCTTTTCCTCCGTTGTTTGCGTACAAGTACGCAGAAGGAGCACCACACTTAGGACAACATAAGGTAGACGGTACGGGCGTAGAATTCGCTCGTCGCTGTACTGGTTTTAACGGTTTCCCTTTGGATTGAAGGTGTTCCGCTAATAAAAGCTGATAATCGAGCCTTTCTAGTTTTTCAATGATAGGTAAATCATCAATTTGAAGCTTTCGATAAGGCTGATTAACAGGAGCTTCTTTTGGTTTATCGAACATGCTTTTTCCAATCAATAGAGTAAGCAAAGTTCGAATAATTTGTTCTTGATAGTTTATAAAAGTTAATAAATAGGTTATAATTTGAGGGTACAAATTGTCACTTCCTTTTCTGGAATTGGGTGTTGTGGTAACCTCAATTATCTACAGAATTCAGGGGGTGGCAATTTTTTTGCTTATAAAGCCCTCTAACATAGGATTTAATAACCTATTTTTATATAAAGTTTTGACAATACGTGTAGAAGAGAGGGGGAGAAAAAATGGCCACGATATATGATATTGCGAAAAAGACAGGCTACTCGATCAGCACTGTTTCTAAAGTGTTAAATAATCGTTCAGATGTAGGAGAAAAAACGAAAAAAATAATAAATCAAGCAGTAGAAGAATTAGGATACTTCCCAAGTTCTAGTGCCAGAACATTATCAACAAAAAAATCATGGACGATTGGAGTCGTATTCGTCGAGGACTCCGGAATTGGCATGGAGCATCCTTTCTTTAACGCAGTGATTGAAAGCTTTAAGAAAAACGCTGAGAAAGAAGGATATGACCTTCTTTTCGCTTCCAGTAAAATTGGAAAAGAGTCAAAGCCATATTTAGATCATTTTATGTACCGAGGAGTAGATGGGGTAGTTGTCGTTTGTTCCACGTTGAATACTCCAGATATAGAAAAACTAATGGAATCGGATATTCCATCAGTCGTTATTGATTTAGATACTAGGGGAGTAAGTGTAGTATTTAGCGATAACCTCCATGGCAGTGAACTAGCAGTCGGCTATTTGTATTCATTAGGACATAGAAAAATAGCACATATTGCTGGTAGCGAGGAATTGTACGTTGGTGTTCAACGTCTGAAGGGATTTACGCAGGCGATGGAAAAGCACGGACTTTCCGTTCCTAAAGGATATGTAGTAGATGGCGGTTACTTTACGTATGATGGTGGAAAAAAAGCGATGGAAAAGCTTATAAAACAGAAGGATCGACCGACAGCTGTTTATGTAGCTGGGGACTTGATGGCAATTGCAGCGATCGATGCGATTAAGGAGAATGGTTTAAACGTTCCAGAAGATATTTCTATTATAGGTTTTGATGATATACAAATGGCTCGTTATATTACTCCCGCCCTAACAACCATTCGGCAAGATACGAAGTTGATTGGGAAAACAGCAGCAAATATGTTGATTGATCAAATGAATAATAAAAAGAAGCAGTTTATGTCCGTGAAGATTCCGGTCTCACTTGTTCAGAGAGATTCTTGTAGACCAATATAAATATATTGGTCTACGATACTTTTATTTTTTCATTGTTTACGAAAGCGGTTTCGTAACTTTTTCATAATGGAATAAATTGAGTCTAACATAGCTTTTATTTTAAAAAGAGGGTGATAAGATGTACGAGTTGACTAGTAAAGGTACGTTTGAAATGGAAAATTATCAGGAGTTAGCACCTTTTTCTAGTTTTTTACCTGGGATTGCTGGTGTTAATGGAATTCCAATGTGGGTTTTTTATGTGAACAGAGGGCAAGGGATTGCTAGTTTTGGAATCGGTGATAAAAATCATGCGATGATGGAGTTTATGCCGGCAGATAAATCATATCAGCACGTTCCACAGCAAGGCTTCCGAACATTTTTGAAGGTGATAGAGGAAGACGGAAAGGTAACATTTCTGGAGCCGTTTTCTGCACAATCATCCATCGGTTCTTCTATTCATGAAAAGATGACAATTTCTGAAAATGTCCTCGAATTAGAATATGTACACGCCGACATAGGGTTAAAGCTGAATGTTGAATATTTTATTTTACCAGAGGAAGCTTTTGCAGGACTAGTTCGTCACGTAACAGTAACGAACCTTACTGATAAAAAGAGAGAGATTGAGATACTCGATGGACTACCTGCACTATTCCCATGTGGCGTTCCGAATGGGGCTTATAAAGAGTTAGGTAATACGATAAAAAGTTGGTTTGATGTCGTATATGTAGATGAGAAAATTCCTTTTTATCGATTAAGAGGAAGCATTGAAGATTCTTCGGAGGTTAGAGAAATTCATCAAGGTAATTTTTATGTTAGTTTTTCTCGAAGCCAACAACATGGTGATCAAATGATAAAACCAATTGTTGATAGAGATATTATATTCGGAACAGATACGTCATTACGAGTACCTCGTTTGTTTTTACAGCAATCTGTACATGAACTTTTACAACAGCCTCAACAATCAACGAATAAAGTATCAGCGGGTTTTTCAGCAGGAGCGGTAAAACTAGCTCCTCGTGAAACTTTTGAATTTTATACTGTAATTGGTCATGCGAAAAATGAAGAAATTGTAAAGTCTTCTGTAAAAGATATACTATCGATCTCGATGCTAGAGGAAAAAAAAGAGCGAGCAAGAACGATTACTCATGCGATTACGAATAAAATAAAGACTCGGACAGGAATGCCATTGTTTGATGCCTATGCACAACAGAGCTTCCTGGATAATGGATTACGTGGTGGCTTCCCTCATGTATTTGAAAATGGAAAACAGAAAAAAATATATTACTTATTCTCTAGGAAGCATGGAGACCTAGAAAGGGATTATAATTTCTTTTCCATTAGTCCTACCTACTATTCACAAGGTAACGGGAACTATCGAGATATTAACCAAAATCGTCGTTGTGATGTGTTTTTTGAACCTAAAGTGGAGAATTTTAACGTTCAGCAATTTATGAATTTAATCCAATTGGACGGTTATAATCCATTGTCTGTAAAGGGTGTACGTTTTCAGTTAATGGATGCATTTTCACACGAATCGTATGTACAAGATGAAACGAGTAAAGAATTACTTTCTCATTTTTTCAAAAACAGCTTTACACCAGGTGAACTAAAGCATTTCGTAGATGAAGAAGGACTGGAGTTGACAACGTCGTTTGAACAATTTTTAACGGACGTATTGTTAGCATCATCGGAAGAGCAACAAGCAGAATTTGGAGAAGGGTATTGGATGGATCACTGGACTTATAACCTTGATTTAATAGACAGTTATTTGTCTATATACCCTGATAAGGAACAACCGTTTTTCTTGCAAAAAGAGTATAAGTTTTTCGAAAGTCCTGTACGAGTGAAGACTAGGAAAGAGAAATATGTTGAACGAAATGGGAAGGTAAGGCAGTACGATGCAGTAGAAAAGATAAAACGGAAGCTAGAAAAAGCGCGTGCTAATGATGGAGTGTTATGGATTAAAGGTCAGTACGGAGACGGAGAAACGTATTATACAAGTTTATACTCTAAACTATTTATCTTAGGATTAGTAAAGGTTTCTACGATGGCTCCGTTCGGACTTGGTATTGAGATGGATGGTGATAAGCCGGGATGGAATGATTCCTTAAACGGTCTACCAGGAATGATAGGAGCAAGCACTTCCGAACTATTTGAGTTAAAAAGGTTGTTAGATTTGTTATTTCATGTAAATGTGAGTGGAACAGAAAAAATTTCTTTACCAATAGAGGTGGATACATTTTTACGTCAAGCGATAGAAGAAGTGCAGTTAGTTGATTGTCATTCAGAGGAGAGTGAGCAACGTTACTGGAACAGCATCTCTACGTTAAGAGAAAACTATCGTGAAGCAATATATCATGGAATTAGTGGAGAAGAGGTTGTTTACTCACTAGATGAAGTAAAAGATTACGTAACAAAATTATTGGGACGTGTAGAACAAGGGATCAAACGAGTAGAGTCATATCGTGACCCGCTTATTCCAACTTATTTTTACTTTGAGCCGAAAGTAGAAATCGGAGAAGAGTTTGACCTTTCTTCAATGGAATGGAAGCCAACTGCTGTTACTCCGTTTTTAGAAGGTGTTGTGAAACAGTTAAAAACAACAGACGATCAGGCAAGGGCAAAAGAGCTGTACGATATCGTTAAAGCTTCTAACATTTATGATGAAAAGCTTCAAATGTATAAAACATCAATGAGTATAGCGGAGGAGCCTTTAGAGCTTGGACGAGCGAAGTCGTTTACTCCAGGATGGTTAGAAAACGAATCGATTTTTTTACACATGGAATATAAGTATTTATTAGCAACGTTGAAAGCTGGATTAATAGATGAATTTTTTGAAGATATGAAGACCGCGCTTATTCCGTTTTTAGACCCAGCGGTGTATGGAAGGAGTCCATTAGAAAACTCCTCCTTCATCGCAAGTAGTGCTAATCCGAATCCAGCACTACACGGTCGTGGCTTCGTTTCGCGTTTAAGTGGATCCACTATTGAGTTCATGAACATGTGGTTTGTAATGATGGTTGGAGAAAAGCCGTTTTTTGTTCAAAACGGTGAATTAGTTTGTCACTTGTCTCCAACATTACCAAACTGGTTATTTGATGAAAATGGTGAAGTAACGTTCACGTTTCTTGGTCATACCGAAGTAACATATGTAAACAAGAACAAGGGTAATACGTACGGGGGAGATGGTGTTTCACCGATATCAATGGAACTCGAGCTAATAGATGGAACGAAGAAAAAGGTAGAAGATAGCAAGGTGGTTGGAGAGCTAGCTGTTTCCATTCGTAAAGGGAAAGTACAAAAAATTGCAGTGGAATTGAAATAAGGAGTTATTATATGACGATTTTACAGGGGAAGATTGCTTTAGTTACTGGTGGTTCAAGAGGTTTAGGAAAAGGTATTTCAACTATACTAGCAGAAGCAGGAGCAACAGTTATTGTTAACTATGCACATAATACTACGGCAGCGGAAGAAACTGTTCAAATTATTATGGATGCAGGTGGAAAGGCGATTGCTATTCAAAGTGACATAACAAATGAAGAAGCTGTGAAACAACTGGTGGTAGAGGTGAAAGAAAAACTTGGGGGAACGATAGACATCCTTGTCAATAATGCTACAGGACCACAACCGGAGTTATCATTAGAGGAAATCACGTGGGAAGATTATTTGGACCAATTAAACTTTTTTGTCAAAGCACCTTTGTTTCTACTTAAAGCAGTATTACCTGGAATGAAGGAAAAAGGAGAAGGGCGTATTATTAATATAGGTAGTGAAGTAATAACGTTAGGCAATCCTAATTTTTCATCTTATGTTACTGCAAAATCTGCTCAACTTGGGATGACTCGCTCATGGGCAAGTGAGTTAGGCCCGTTTGGAATTACTGTTAACATGTTAAATCCAGGATTTGTGCCAGTCGAGCGGCATGAGGGAATAGATGCAAGTGGATATGCTAAAAATGTTCCATTAAGAAGAGTGGGACTGCCTAGTGACATTGCTTCAACCGTATTGTTTTTAGCATCCAATCAATCAAAGTTTATAACAGGTCAAACCATTACGGTCAATGGTGGGAATACGTATGGTATATAACTAGAATGCTTAAGGCATGAGAACTAAACGTTTTCATGCTTTTTTGTTTGTTATGGAGACGGAACTTCTCACATTATTTTAACTATCCCTTATTAAAGGACCTAAACTATCATTTTCGGAGTAATAAAAATATGTAAAAAAAAATGCAACTTTTCCCCTTTAGCCGTCATCTACATAGTAGAATCAAAAAGAAAGAGGAGGTGAGCCGTGTTGAATGTTGTGGATCGGTTACGAGCTGGTGAGGAATCAGCATTAGTGGAGTTAATGCAATTGTATGGAGATTATTTAACACGAACCGCGTACTTGTTAGTTAAAGACCGCCAATTATCGGAGGAACTTGTTCAAGATACATACGTTCTAGCATATAAAAGAATCGATCAGCTGCATGATAATGACAAAATAAAGAGCTGGCTCACTTCCATTATTATGAACCTGGCCAGGTCACATATGAGAAAATGGAGCTTTAAAAATGTATTATTAACTTTTGATTCTACCCCACTAATGAGTAAAGGTTCGCCAACAGACGAACTGGAACAAAAGCTACTAAATGTAATGGATAACAAGCTGATTTACAAAGAAATTCAAAACTTATCCTACAAGTATAAAGAAATAATCGTCCTATTTTATTATAACGAATTGAAAACGAACGAAATTGCCGAGTTGCTGAAAATGAAAGAAAACACGGTGAAGTCTAGGTTGAAAAGAGGCCGTGTTCTATTAAAGGAAAACTTATTAAAAGGAGGCTATGAACATGGGTAGAGAGAAAGTGTTGATGAAAAAGAAACTTGATGAAGAGCTAAACGATGTGACATTTACTAGACAAAATCAAGTTCTTTTAAAATTAGAGAAAAAAAGTTTTCGAGAGAAGATGGACCTATTTTTAAATAAAGAAATAGAAATAAACGTCATTCCAGTATCTCTTGCTATCATGCTAATCGCCCTTCCACTGAGCTACGGAATCGTTAAAAATAGTAACGTGTCAGAGAGAAAAATGATTGAAATTGCTGGAAGCTATTACTGGGAAGACGAGTTAGAAGGGAGGCTGAAAATTGATGAAGATTAAATTAAAGGTAAAGCATCTGTTAATAACAATAGTAGTATTCCTGACAGTGACGCCGTTGTTGTTTATTTTCATTAAGCCTCAAATAGAATACGTAATTACTGATTATAAAATTAGAAACGGAAAACCAGTAGAGAAAAGTCAGGTCGTTTATTTACTGGACGAAGCGGAAATTTTTAAAGGGTCAAAACTAGCGCTTATCCGAAACTATGTGATGGAATATTCTAACACAGGATATGATGTGCTCGTTGGTCCACATATGTACCAAGTTAACTACGGTTACGAAGGCGAAAAGCTGTCTGAGGAAGAAAGAATGCATTATTTACAATTTTATTTAGAGGAAGCCCCGATTGATGGATACTATACGGAAGCTGCGAAACTAGTTATTGAATACTATATTAGAGTCGGAAATGAAGAGAAGTCAGAGCAACTAATAAATGATACGCTAAACAAAGTGAGTGAAAGCTATTACCTCGATGAAGTGTATTTGGAGCAGCTTAAATGGTATGTGACGTTTCGCCCGCTTGATGAAGTGGAGCAATTCATCAAGTTGTTAGAAGGTAAAATAGAAACTAACAATTATATGTTAGGAGAGCTAGCGAAATTAGAGGCGAAGGCATATATAGCCGAAGGAAAGTATGAAGTGGCATTATCGAAACTTTCAGATCGAATTCGTCAGTCCGATGAAATGGTAGCAGAACTAGAAGAAGATATAGAGGATGGTTTTGAAGCATATAACCCTGGGGATGAGCTTCGTACATTAGAGGCTTCCCTTAAAAAAAGTTTTGATAATGGAGAGCTCGTTGTTGGCTCTATTGCGGGTAAAATAGCGCGCTCTGATGGTAGCCCTGTTGCGGGTGCCGTCGTTATATTAAGAACGGAACATAATGCAGGGTACGGAATGCGGTTCAAAGATGAACTTTATCAAGTATATACAGATAGTGATGGAAACTATCAATTTCCACAAGTTATGCCAGGGCGCTATCAACTGTTTTTAGGGTTACAACTAGAACAAGTTGATGGATGGGCAGTCGGAAATCGGAAAGAAACGTGGGTGCACGTAAAAAACGGCGAGCATACGAGTTATGATATGACCTTGAATCCGTTAATTGAAGTCCAGTCACCTATAAACGACGAGAAAATTACAACAGACGAGATAACTTTTCGTTGGGATAGAGTGGAGGGAGCTGACTATTACCAATTAAATATCGGATATTCCTTTGACGAAGGTAGTATAATGAGCGGCTCGTTAAAGGGGAATATTCAAGGGGAAACGATTACGATTTCAACAGAAGAATTATACAATCGAACAATTGGAACATATTACGAAGATCCAGATCATCCAACAGATCCGCGTTCAATCCTTGCCTTATCGAATCCAAATATTCGTATTCTCTGGTCAGTAGATGCCTTTAGAGAAGATGGGGAATTTATTACTAGAAGTAGCGGCTACAGATTAGATGAAGAAAGGATCGGAAACTTACCGTTCTTTTACTTGCAGGACCGAGAGCTAACAGAAGCAGATGAGCTATTGTTAGATTCGAAGTGGGAAGAAGCATATGAAACGTATGAAAAAAGCTATGCGAGCAACCCAGATGACCTTCATAGTTTACGGATGTTGTATAGGTTAGCGGAAGTGAAAAAGGAAGGTAAATATTTAATCGAACTAGCGGAAAAAACAAAAGATCCACATATTATTTTTGAAGTAGTTCGCCAATATCATCGCGTTGGTAATTGGGGCGAATATATGAAATGGTACGAAAAGTACGAGGCTGTTTCAAATGGCGAAGAAGATGCT from Sutcliffiella cohnii encodes:
- a CDS encoding ABC transporter substrate-binding protein, encoding MKKFWKLAASSVLAVSLLAACNNNDGGTNAGDDTSTEKIGNGDVELVFWEFGNTGYDKLIEEYVADNPHVSINLQNSDMNDLHDNLFTSISAGSGAPDITMIEEAQIERYRNAEHAFANLFDFGAADISGNYLDWVWQNGENAAGDFLFGLPTDIGPTVMFYRTDVFEEAGFDSSPEAVSELITTWEDFENVAKEIKEKTGKMMTDAGELVFNARRDQATQQYFNTDDELIMDEHNQIKDAFNYVADLFDQGLVGDIPLWTPEWFGGMGEGTYATMLAPAWMQGVIKDNSPEEGVWSITTMPEGAGNWGGSYLAVPAESDHAEEAYKFIAWLTAPEQQLKAFLGYGLFPSAPAVYDMPEFMEYEDAYFGGIATAQVFSEAAQQVEPVYKGRLYYPVDDEMKQALDNVSAGSDRDEEWKAALDRIQRILDR
- a CDS encoding carbohydrate ABC transporter permease; the protein is MATTKKSKGLTEKKRTALSAYLFISPFFILFAIFGLFPMIFSFYLSFFRWDGLNAMEFNGFKNFSFIFNDPVFFSSIKNTFLIGIMGTVPQIVAALLIAFALNSALLRFRNTFRTLVFLPYITSIVSVAIIFGLIFNNQPFGFANYFLSFFDLGPIRWNADYWPVKIAIATMVFWRWVGYNTIIFLAGMQSIPRELYEAAKIDGATVGQQIRLITLPMLKPITMFVVFTATIGSLQLFTEPLIFLGRGLREEGITMVAYLWRDAFVYNSFGTASAAAIVLFLIIITLTAINLLITNQLGRSKKVS
- a CDS encoding carbohydrate ABC transporter permease, with the protein product MAGKREVGEGKFSPKKIFVYMSLIVGSLVSLFPFYYMFVMATRLNREINQVPPPFTPGKHLVENFQKVLNSIDFFGAMWNSFFVATTVTLGTLFLSSLAGYAFAKLDFKGKSILFGMILVTMMVPPQLGLIPQYYIITTLGWLNDFKAIIIPGLINAFGIFWMRQYIKDGVPYEIIEAAKIDGCSNFRIYWNIVVPMILPAFATLGIIVFMAVWNDFLWPLVVLRDPSMHTLQVALRSLNDARLLDYGMIMSGTFWATVPLLIVFLLFNRLFIQSLSEGAVK
- a CDS encoding YesL family protein, coding for MGKLIVQIAEFIYKFIALNILWVCFFLLGLGVFGFMPSTVALFRVVREWIKGEKDIFLFKNYFKFYKQEFFRSNINGAIFLLLFYIIYVNFTFVSYFYDESIHFFIYLLIFGVSAIVIMTFVNLFSVMAHFEFKTLQYLKVAVGLVFASPINTMMQLVWLVAYFLVAINFPKLFILIGISVFAYVLMSINYSVFKKYNAV
- a CDS encoding DDE-type integrase/transposase/recombinase, with amino-acid sequence MYPQIITYLLTFINYQEQIIRTLLTLLIGKSMFDKPKEAPVNQPYRKLQIDDLPIIEKLERLDYQLLLAEHLQSKGKPLKPVQRRANSTPVPSTLCCPKCGAPSAYLYANNGGKGQYQCKVCACVFNKKSRYQKEAILKCPHCLKTLEKIKERKDFHVFKCKNDMCTYYQKNLSAMTKKEKKQFKEDPQSLKVRYIYRKFHIDYQPLSKQSPKQPKVDLSRLYVSPHTLGLILTYHVNYGLSARKTAAIMKDIHGVSVSHQSILNYENSVALWLKPYIDYFPYELSDQFCGDETYIRVNGRWHYLFFFFDAVKKVILSYPVSPNRDTATAIRAIDEVLVKLKEIPENLQFVVDGNPIYLLAQHFFAENHISFDVKQVIGLTNEDDVSREYRPLKQIIERLNRTFKGNYRSTHGFGSEQGSVSFVTLFVAYFNFLRPHSSLEGKVPVTIPELEKLPTMPARWTALIGLAQDWIQQQSA
- a CDS encoding LacI family DNA-binding transcriptional regulator — its product is MATIYDIAKKTGYSISTVSKVLNNRSDVGEKTKKIINQAVEELGYFPSSSARTLSTKKSWTIGVVFVEDSGIGMEHPFFNAVIESFKKNAEKEGYDLLFASSKIGKESKPYLDHFMYRGVDGVVVVCSTLNTPDIEKLMESDIPSVVIDLDTRGVSVVFSDNLHGSELAVGYLYSLGHRKIAHIAGSEELYVGVQRLKGFTQAMEKHGLSVPKGYVVDGGYFTYDGGKKAMEKLIKQKDRPTAVYVAGDLMAIAAIDAIKENGLNVPEDISIIGFDDIQMARYITPALTTIRQDTKLIGKTAANMLIDQMNNKKKQFMSVKIPVSLVQRDSCRPI